One Rhinopithecus roxellana isolate Shanxi Qingling chromosome 7, ASM756505v1, whole genome shotgun sequence DNA segment encodes these proteins:
- the LPAR4 gene encoding lysophosphatidic acid receptor 4, giving the protein MGDRRFIDFQFQDSNSSLRPRLGNATANNTCIVDDSFKYNLNGAVYSVVFILGLITNSVSLFVFCFRMKMRSETAIFITNLALSDLLFVCTLPFKIFYNFNRHWPFGDTLCKISGTAFLTNIYGSMLFLTCISVDRFLAIVYPFRSRTIRTRRNSAIVCAGVWILVLSGGISASLFSTTNVNNATTTCFEGFSKRVWKTYLSKITIFIEVVGFIIPLILNVSCSSVVLRTLRKPATLSQIGTNKKKVLKMITVHMAVFVVCFVPYNSVLFLYALVRSQAITNCFLERFAKIMYPITLCLATLNCCFDPFIYYFTLESFQKSFYINTHIRMESLFKTETPLTTKPSLPAIQEEVSDQTTNNGGELMLESTF; this is encoded by the coding sequence ATGGGTGACAGAAGATTCATTGACTTTCAATTCCAAGATTCAAATTCAAGCCTCAGACCCAGGTTGGGCAATGCTACTGCCAATAATACTTGCATTGTTGATGATTCCTTCAAATATAATCTGAATGGTGCTGTCTACAGTGTTGTATTCATCTTGGGTCTGATAACCAACAGTGTGTCTCTGTTCGTCTTCTGTTTCCGCATGAAAATGAGAAGTGAGACTGCTATTTTTATCACCAATCTAGCCCTCTCtgatttgctttttgtctgtaccctaccttttaaaatattttacaacttcAACCGCCACTGGCCTTTTGGTGACACCCTCTGCAAGATCTCTGGAACTGCATTCCTTACCAACATCTATGGCAGCATGCTCTTTCTCACCTGTATTAGTGTGGATCGTTTCCTGGCCATTGTCTATCCCTTCCGATCTCGTACTATTAGGACTAGGAGGAATTCTGCCATTGTGTGTGCTGGTGTCTGGATCCTAGTCCTCAGTGGTGGTATTTCAGCCTCTTTGTTTTCCACCACTAATGTCAACAATGCAACCACCACCTGCTTTGAAGGCTTCTCCAAACGTGTCTGGAAGACTTATTTATCCAAGATCACAATATTTATTGAAGTTGTTGGGTTTATCATTCCTCTGATATTGAATGTCTCTTGTTCTTCTGTGGTGTTGAGAACTCTTCGCAAGCCTGCTACTCTGTCTCAAATTGGTACCAATAagaaaaaagttctgaaaatgaTCACAGTACATATGGCAGTCTTCGTGGTATGCTTTGTACCCTACAACTCTGTCCTCTTCCTGTATGCGCTGGTGCGCTCCCAAGCTATTACTAATTGCTTTTTGGAAAGGTTTGCAAAGATCATGTACCCAATCACCTTGTGCCTTGCAACTCTGAACTGTTGTTTTGACCCTTTCATCTATTACTTCACGCTTGAGTCCTTTCAGAAGTCCTTCTACATCAATACCCACATCAGAATGGAGTCCCTGTTTAAGACCGAAACACCTTTGACCACAAAGCCTTCCCTTCCAGCTATTCAAGAGGAAGTGAGCGATCAAACAACAAATAATGGTGGTGAATTAATGCTAGAATCCACCTTTTAG